In Phenylobacterium zucineum HLK1, one DNA window encodes the following:
- a CDS encoding DUF302 domain-containing protein: protein MSYYAARTLDLPFDAAVERTRAALAEEGFGVITEIDVRQVLKTKIGVDFRPYLILGACNPGLAHEALKLEDKVGTMLPCNVVVQAVDESRSEVAAIDPEASMQAIDNADLKAKAREVGGRLRAALDRL from the coding sequence ATGAGCTACTATGCCGCAAGAACCCTGGACCTGCCGTTCGACGCCGCCGTCGAGCGCACCCGCGCCGCGCTCGCCGAGGAAGGCTTCGGCGTCATCACCGAGATCGACGTGCGCCAGGTCCTGAAGACCAAGATCGGCGTCGACTTCCGCCCCTATCTGATCCTCGGCGCCTGCAACCCCGGCCTCGCCCACGAGGCCCTGAAGCTGGAGGACAAGGTGGGGACGATGCTGCCCTGCAACGTCGTCGTCCAGGCGGTGGACGAGAGCCGTTCGGAGGTGGCGGCGATCGACCCCGAGGCCTCGATGCAGGCCATCGACAACGCCGACCTGAAGGCCAAGGCGCGCGAGGTCGGCGGCCGGCTCCGCGCCGCCCTCGACCGGCTCTAG
- the cysN gene encoding sulfate adenylyltransferase subunit CysN: protein MAHQSALIAEDIEAYLKQHEVKSLLRFITCGSVDDGKSTLIGRLLYDSKMIFEDQLAALEADSRKVGTQGGEIDFALLVDGLAAEREQGITIDVAYRFFSTDRRKFIVADTPGHEQYTRNMVTGASTADAAVILIDARKGVLTQTRRHSYLVSLLGIRQVVLAINKMDLVDWSREVFDAIVEEYRDFARQIGLTEFTAIPMSALKGDNITDGSANTPWYSGPPLMRWLEDAPAQEDLREKPFRMPVQWVNRPNLDFRGFSGLVASGAVKPGDKVKVLPSGRESTVDRIVTLRGDLPEAVAGQSVTLTLKDEIDVSRGDVLASAAAPPAVADQFEATLVWFDDEPLLPGRPYLMKLGARTVTAQVTEPKHKVNVNTLEKLAATRLELNEIGVCNLALSAPIAFDPYADSKDLGGFILIDRLSNRTVGAGLLHFALRRSQNIHWQALDVDKAARSALKGQKARVVWFTGLSGAGKSTIANLVEKRLHAEGRHTYLLDGDNVRHGLNKDLGFTEEDRVENIRRVAEVSKLMVDAGLIVLVSFISPFRAERRMARELMGEREFVEVFVDTPLEEAERRDVKGLYKKARAGQLKNFTGIDSPYEPPENAEIRIDTTRMSPDEAAEQIFAWLEGAFDPGI, encoded by the coding sequence ATGGCCCACCAGTCCGCCCTCATCGCCGAGGACATCGAGGCCTACCTGAAGCAGCACGAGGTGAAGAGCCTGCTGCGCTTCATCACCTGCGGCTCGGTGGACGACGGCAAGTCGACCCTGATCGGCCGGCTGCTCTACGATTCCAAGATGATCTTCGAGGACCAGCTCGCGGCCCTCGAAGCCGACTCCAGGAAGGTCGGCACGCAAGGCGGCGAGATCGACTTCGCGCTGCTGGTGGACGGCCTGGCCGCCGAGCGCGAGCAGGGCATCACGATCGACGTCGCCTACCGGTTCTTCTCGACCGACCGGCGCAAGTTCATCGTCGCCGATACGCCCGGCCACGAGCAGTACACGCGCAACATGGTCACCGGCGCCTCGACGGCGGACGCGGCGGTCATCCTGATCGACGCGCGCAAGGGTGTGCTGACCCAGACCCGCCGCCACAGCTATCTCGTCAGCCTGCTGGGCATCCGGCAGGTGGTGCTGGCGATCAACAAGATGGACCTGGTGGACTGGAGCCGCGAGGTCTTCGACGCCATCGTCGAGGAGTACCGCGACTTCGCCCGGCAGATCGGCCTGACGGAGTTCACCGCCATCCCGATGTCGGCCCTGAAGGGCGACAACATCACCGATGGCTCGGCGAACACGCCCTGGTACTCGGGCCCGCCGCTGATGCGCTGGCTGGAGGACGCCCCCGCCCAGGAGGACCTGCGGGAGAAGCCCTTCCGCATGCCCGTCCAGTGGGTGAACCGGCCGAACCTCGACTTCCGCGGGTTCTCGGGCCTCGTCGCCTCGGGCGCCGTGAAGCCGGGCGACAAGGTGAAGGTCCTGCCCTCGGGCCGCGAGAGCACGGTGGACCGGATCGTGACGCTGCGCGGCGACCTGCCCGAGGCCGTCGCCGGCCAGTCGGTGACGCTCACCCTCAAGGACGAGATCGACGTCAGCCGCGGCGACGTGCTGGCGAGCGCGGCCGCCCCGCCTGCGGTCGCCGACCAGTTCGAGGCCACGCTCGTCTGGTTCGACGACGAGCCCCTGCTGCCGGGCCGACCCTATCTGATGAAGCTGGGCGCGCGGACCGTCACGGCCCAGGTCACCGAGCCCAAGCACAAGGTCAACGTCAACACGCTGGAGAAGCTGGCCGCCACCCGGCTCGAGCTGAACGAGATCGGCGTGTGCAACCTGGCGCTCTCGGCGCCGATCGCCTTCGACCCCTACGCCGACAGCAAGGACCTGGGCGGCTTCATCCTGATCGACCGGCTGTCCAACCGCACCGTCGGGGCCGGCCTGCTGCACTTCGCCCTGCGCCGCAGCCAGAACATCCACTGGCAGGCCCTGGACGTCGACAAGGCCGCCCGCTCGGCGCTGAAGGGACAGAAGGCGCGCGTCGTCTGGTTCACGGGCCTCTCCGGCGCCGGCAAGTCGACCATCGCCAACCTGGTCGAGAAGCGGCTGCACGCCGAGGGCCGCCACACCTACCTGCTCGATGGCGACAACGTCCGCCACGGCCTGAACAAGGACCTCGGCTTCACCGAGGAGGACCGGGTCGAGAACATCCGCCGCGTGGCCGAGGTGTCCAAGCTGATGGTGGACGCCGGGCTGATCGTGCTGGTCAGCTTCATCTCGCCGTTCCGGGCCGAACGGCGGATGGCCCGCGAGCTGATGGGCGAGCGCGAGTTCGTCGAGGTCTTCGTCGACACCCCGCTCGAGGAGGCCGAGCGCCGCGACGTGAAGGGCCTCTACAAGAAGGCCCGGGCCGGGCAGCTGAAGAACTTCACCGGCATCGACAGCCCCTACGAGCCGCCCGAGAACGCCGAGATCCGCATCGACACGACCCGGATGTCGCCCGACGAGGCGGCCGAGCAGATCTTCGCCTGGCTGGAAGGCGCCTTCGACCCCGGGATCTGA
- a CDS encoding spinster family MFS transporter — MSVDAVPAPKVSASYRYMVVWLLAVVYTLNFLDRQIVSILAEPIRKDLQLDDTQLGMLSGIVFAIFYTGFGIPVGWLADRARRVWIISGACALWSLFTALCGTATNFVQLALYRMGVGIGEAGGSPPSYSLISDYFKPEERGTALAIYSLGVPAGSMFGSALGGWIAAEHGWRTAFYVMGVPGIILALVVLLFVKEPKRGGLDKIADGKDAHDAAPPLWTAIGGFFSNRTLVLTAFAAGLSAFVGYAALTWNPPFLMRVKGMSLTEVAAYYSLVLGITGMIGTFAAGWIADKLGAKDRRWFAWIPALAFFITIPFWFGIVYAPTWQIALICIAVPALLNNCYLAPALAVVQNAVPPNRRTISGAVLLFVLNLIGLGAGPVYVGRISDMAKAEHGDNSLSIAFLALVPVIVITILAHLASAWSIARDKRLAAAVG; from the coding sequence ATGAGCGTGGACGCCGTGCCGGCGCCGAAGGTGTCGGCGAGCTATCGCTACATGGTCGTCTGGCTTCTGGCCGTCGTCTACACGCTGAACTTCCTGGACCGGCAGATCGTCTCGATCCTGGCCGAGCCGATCCGCAAGGACCTGCAGCTCGACGACACCCAGCTCGGCATGCTGAGCGGCATCGTCTTTGCGATCTTCTACACCGGCTTCGGCATCCCCGTCGGCTGGCTGGCCGACCGGGCCCGGCGGGTCTGGATCATCTCGGGAGCGTGCGCGCTGTGGAGCCTGTTCACGGCGCTCTGCGGCACGGCGACCAACTTCGTCCAGCTCGCGCTCTACCGGATGGGCGTCGGCATCGGCGAGGCGGGCGGCTCCCCGCCGTCCTATTCGCTGATCTCGGACTACTTCAAGCCCGAGGAGCGGGGCACGGCGCTCGCGATCTACTCCCTGGGCGTGCCCGCCGGATCGATGTTCGGCTCGGCGCTGGGCGGCTGGATCGCGGCCGAGCACGGCTGGCGGACGGCGTTCTACGTCATGGGCGTGCCGGGCATCATCCTGGCGCTCGTCGTGCTGCTGTTCGTCAAGGAGCCGAAGCGCGGCGGCCTCGACAAGATCGCCGACGGCAAGGACGCGCACGACGCGGCCCCGCCGCTCTGGACGGCGATCGGCGGCTTCTTCTCGAACCGCACGCTGGTGCTGACGGCCTTCGCCGCCGGCCTCTCGGCCTTCGTCGGCTATGCCGCCCTGACCTGGAACCCGCCGTTCCTGATGCGGGTGAAGGGCATGAGCCTGACCGAAGTCGCCGCCTACTACAGCCTCGTGCTGGGGATCACCGGCATGATCGGCACGTTCGCGGCCGGCTGGATCGCCGACAAGCTGGGCGCCAAGGACCGCCGCTGGTTCGCCTGGATCCCGGCCCTGGCGTTCTTCATCACGATCCCGTTCTGGTTCGGCATCGTCTATGCGCCGACCTGGCAGATCGCCCTGATCTGCATCGCGGTGCCGGCGCTGCTGAACAACTGCTACCTCGCGCCGGCGCTCGCCGTCGTGCAGAACGCGGTGCCGCCGAACCGGCGCACGATCTCGGGCGCGGTGCTGCTGTTCGTGCTGAACCTGATCGGCCTGGGCGCGGGGCCGGTCTACGTCGGCCGCATCTCCGACATGGCCAAGGCCGAGCACGGCGACAACTCGCTCTCGATCGCGTTCCTGGCCCTGGTGCCGGTGATCGTGATCACGATCCTCGCGCACCTGGCGTCCGCCTGGTCGATCGCCCGCGACAAGCGCCTCGCCGCGGCGGTGGGCTGA
- a CDS encoding biliverdin-producing heme oxygenase — MPIAARESAPCPEETLTRLLRRRTSDLHARLEASLDLLSRPVDRQRFVHVLGRFYGFHSVWEYAVRRHAGLRSFQETRTRLPHLRRDLAGLGLDEDAIARLPPCAAGAEPAGCEAGAVGSMYVMEGSTLGGQLIARALAGVDWLPEGGLSYFDPHGPATGRMWREFQDWAETRAPPARRDAAVAGARRTFEVLEAWLT, encoded by the coding sequence GTGCCGATTGCTGCCCGAGAGTCCGCTCCATGCCCGGAGGAGACGCTGACGCGTCTGCTCAGGCGCCGGACATCCGATCTGCACGCGCGCCTGGAGGCCTCGCTCGACCTGCTGAGTCGACCGGTCGACAGACAGCGCTTCGTCCATGTGCTGGGACGGTTCTACGGTTTCCATTCTGTCTGGGAGTACGCCGTGCGCCGCCATGCGGGCCTTCGGAGCTTCCAGGAGACCAGGACGCGTCTGCCGCATCTGCGGCGCGACCTGGCGGGGCTGGGGTTGGACGAAGACGCGATCGCGCGCCTGCCGCCCTGCGCGGCGGGGGCCGAGCCGGCCGGCTGCGAGGCCGGGGCGGTCGGGTCCATGTACGTGATGGAAGGCTCCACGCTGGGCGGCCAGCTGATCGCGCGGGCCCTGGCCGGCGTGGACTGGCTGCCCGAAGGCGGGCTCTCCTACTTCGACCCCCATGGCCCCGCCACCGGGCGGATGTGGCGGGAATTTCAGGATTGGGCCGAAACGCGGGCGCCGCCGGCGCGCCGCGACGCGGCGGTCGCGGGGGCGCGGCGCACCTTCGAGGTGCTGGAGGCCTGGCTGACATGA
- a CDS encoding ATP-binding protein, whose translation MNDVTLDPTLDLDACAAEPIRIPGGIQPHGALLVLSPEGFEVLQASENLAAVTGLAAESGRPLADLPEAASLVAELERWLAAGDSLLLRALRIGEATFQISAHRTAQGLLVEFEPPASEAETLDALYPRLGRFLDGIAQAEGVGEVAQIAVREIRALTGFNRVLLYSFDSEGTGTVLAEDGDGVLPSYLNLRFPGSDIPAQARELYKLNRIRLIPTADYAPAAIVPPLSPVDGQPLDLSLAALRSVSPVHLQYMRNMGTGASMSVSILVKGELWGLISGHSREPRHVNAQVRTACDILGQILSLQIEAREQAQRTAERLALKDVETALIARVSAAQSYQDGLAGNATLWKDVVRAAGAAVVTEQGVLAVGLTPSDAEILAIVERLRAEDRETAAFDSMAAVWPETASYAERASGLLAISISQLHSNYLLWFRPELVRTVEWAGEPQKPREVGDRLHPRQSFRLWKEQVRQRSAPWTLSEIESARSFRASIQNFVLRRAEERAELTSRLVEINRELESFSYSISHDLRAPFRHVVGFAELLSDRIGDQLDATARHYLQSITEAALSAGRLVDDLLNFSQLGRSSLKPTRVDLEKLMVEVRRSMGPDLDGRPIEWRVGALPSAWADPAMIRQVLQNLLHNAVKYSAGRDPAVITVEGEDRGDVTAYTIADNGVGFDPAYSHKLFGVFQRLHRSEEFEGTGIGLALVKRVIDRHGGTIDAHGRPGEGASFTFTLPKRPRAESHGEFELG comes from the coding sequence ATGAACGACGTCACCCTAGACCCGACCCTCGACCTGGACGCCTGCGCGGCCGAGCCGATCCGGATCCCGGGCGGTATCCAGCCGCACGGCGCCTTGCTGGTGCTCTCGCCCGAAGGCTTCGAGGTGCTGCAGGCGAGCGAGAACCTCGCGGCGGTGACGGGCCTTGCCGCCGAGTCCGGCCGGCCGCTGGCCGACCTGCCGGAAGCGGCGAGCCTCGTGGCGGAACTCGAGCGCTGGCTCGCGGCCGGCGACAGCCTGCTGCTGCGTGCGCTGCGGATCGGCGAGGCGACCTTCCAGATCTCGGCGCACCGCACCGCCCAGGGCCTGCTCGTCGAGTTCGAGCCGCCGGCGTCCGAGGCCGAGACCCTCGACGCCCTCTATCCGCGGCTCGGCCGGTTCCTCGACGGCATCGCGCAGGCCGAGGGCGTGGGCGAGGTCGCGCAGATCGCCGTCCGCGAGATCCGGGCGCTCACCGGCTTCAACCGGGTCCTGCTCTACAGCTTCGACTCCGAGGGCACCGGCACGGTGCTGGCCGAGGACGGCGACGGCGTCCTGCCTTCGTACCTGAACCTGCGCTTCCCCGGTTCGGACATCCCGGCCCAGGCGCGCGAACTCTACAAGCTCAACCGTATCCGCCTGATCCCGACGGCCGACTACGCGCCGGCGGCGATCGTCCCGCCGCTGTCGCCCGTGGATGGACAGCCGCTGGACCTGAGCCTGGCGGCCCTGCGCAGCGTCTCGCCGGTTCACCTGCAGTACATGCGCAACATGGGCACAGGCGCGTCCATGTCGGTGTCGATCCTGGTGAAGGGCGAGCTCTGGGGCCTGATCTCGGGCCACAGCCGCGAACCGCGGCACGTGAACGCGCAGGTGCGCACCGCCTGCGACATCCTGGGCCAGATCCTCTCGCTGCAGATCGAGGCGCGGGAACAGGCGCAGCGGACCGCCGAGCGGCTGGCCCTCAAGGACGTGGAGACGGCCCTCATCGCGCGGGTCTCGGCGGCGCAGAGCTACCAGGACGGCCTGGCCGGCAACGCCACCCTCTGGAAGGACGTCGTCCGCGCCGCGGGCGCCGCGGTGGTGACCGAACAGGGCGTGCTGGCCGTCGGGCTCACCCCGTCGGACGCCGAGATCCTGGCCATCGTCGAGCGCCTTCGGGCGGAAGACCGCGAGACGGCGGCCTTCGACAGCATGGCCGCGGTCTGGCCCGAGACCGCCAGCTACGCGGAGCGGGCGAGCGGCCTCCTGGCGATCTCGATCTCCCAGCTCCACTCGAACTATCTGCTGTGGTTCCGGCCCGAGCTCGTCCGCACCGTCGAATGGGCCGGCGAGCCCCAGAAGCCGCGGGAAGTGGGCGACCGCCTGCATCCGCGACAGTCGTTCCGGCTGTGGAAGGAGCAGGTGCGCCAGCGCTCGGCGCCCTGGACCCTCTCCGAGATCGAGAGCGCCCGCAGCTTCCGGGCCTCGATCCAGAACTTCGTGCTGCGCCGCGCCGAGGAGCGGGCCGAGCTCACCAGCCGTCTCGTGGAGATCAACCGCGAGCTGGAGAGCTTCTCCTACTCGATCTCGCACGACCTGCGGGCGCCGTTCCGGCATGTCGTCGGCTTCGCGGAGCTGCTGTCCGACCGGATCGGCGACCAGCTCGACGCCACGGCCCGTCACTACCTGCAGAGCATCACCGAGGCGGCGCTCTCGGCGGGCCGCCTGGTGGACGACCTCCTGAACTTCTCCCAACTCGGCCGCTCCAGCCTGAAGCCCACGCGGGTGGATCTGGAGAAGTTGATGGTCGAGGTGCGCCGCTCGATGGGGCCCGACCTCGACGGCCGGCCCATCGAATGGCGCGTCGGCGCCCTGCCCAGCGCATGGGCCGATCCGGCCATGATCCGGCAGGTGCTGCAGAACCTGCTGCACAACGCCGTCAAGTACTCGGCGGGGCGCGACCCGGCCGTCATCACGGTGGAGGGCGAGGACCGCGGCGACGTCACCGCCTACACGATCGCCGACAACGGGGTCGGCTTCGACCCGGCCTATTCGCACAAGCTGTTCGGGGTCTTCCAGCGCCTGCACCGGTCCGAAGAATTCGAGGGCACCGGCATCGGCCTGGCGCTGGTCAAGCGGGTGATCGACCGCCACGGCGGAACCATCGACGCGCACGGGCGTCCTGGCGAAGGCGCCAGCTTCACCTTCACCCTACCCAAGCGCCCCCGGGCGGAATCACACGGAGAGTTCGAGCTTGGCTGA
- a CDS encoding TetR/AcrR family transcriptional regulator, with the protein MDGTAGRSNQRRRTRKALLEAAARLARDGRKPSLDEVAAEALVSRATAYRYFPNVEQLLVEAALDVAMPDPAALFGPGAPRDPVARLERLDETLDSLLAGHEPQFRMMLAHSMEGALGGEGLPARQNRRTPLIEAALDGVDLTPVARDRLSKALAILIGTEAMVVCKDVLQLPPDEARRVKRWAIRALVDAARAKA; encoded by the coding sequence ATGGACGGCACCGCCGGCCGTTCGAACCAGAGACGCCGCACCCGCAAGGCGCTGCTCGAGGCCGCCGCCCGGCTGGCGCGGGACGGCCGCAAGCCGTCGCTGGACGAGGTCGCCGCCGAGGCGCTTGTCTCGCGGGCGACGGCCTACCGCTACTTCCCCAACGTCGAGCAGCTGCTGGTGGAAGCGGCCCTCGACGTGGCGATGCCGGATCCCGCCGCGCTGTTCGGTCCCGGCGCGCCGCGCGATCCCGTGGCGCGGCTGGAGCGGCTGGACGAGACCCTCGACTCCCTGCTCGCCGGGCACGAGCCGCAGTTCCGGATGATGCTCGCCCATTCCATGGAGGGGGCGCTGGGGGGCGAGGGGCTGCCCGCGCGGCAGAACCGGCGCACGCCCCTGATCGAGGCGGCGCTGGACGGCGTGGACCTGACGCCCGTCGCCCGCGACCGGCTGAGCAAGGCGCTGGCGATCCTCATCGGGACCGAGGCCATGGTGGTGTGCAAGGACGTGCTGCAGCTGCCCCCCGACGAGGCGCGCCGGGTGAAGCGCTGGGCCATCCGCGCCCTGGTGGACGCCGCCCGCGCGAAGGCGTGA
- the cysD gene encoding sulfate adenylyltransferase subunit CysD, translating to MDARVLTRSTISEGAVPRQTLTHLQRLEAESIHIMREVVAECERPVMLYSIGKDSAVMLHLAAKAFYPSKPPFPLLHVDTTWKFRAMYEMRERMAKELGFELLVHKNPDAVAQGVNPFTHGSAVHTDVWKTEGLKQALDKYGFDAAFGGARRDEEKSRAKERIFSFRSAQHRWDPKNQRPELWRLYNARKNPGESIRVFPLSNWTELDIWQYIYLEQIPIVPLYFAAERPVVERDGTLIMVDDERFPLREGESPQMRSVRFRTLGCYPLTGAVESTAATLPQIIQEMLLTTTSERQGRVIDHDQSASMEKKKQEGYF from the coding sequence ATGGACGCCCGCGTCCTGACCCGCTCAACGATCTCCGAAGGCGCTGTGCCCCGCCAGACGCTCACCCACCTGCAGCGGCTCGAGGCCGAGAGCATCCACATCATGCGCGAGGTCGTCGCCGAGTGCGAACGGCCGGTGATGCTCTACTCGATCGGCAAGGACTCGGCCGTGATGCTGCACTTGGCGGCTAAGGCCTTCTATCCTTCCAAACCGCCGTTCCCGCTGCTGCACGTCGACACGACCTGGAAGTTCCGGGCGATGTACGAGATGCGCGAACGCATGGCCAAGGAGCTCGGCTTCGAGCTGCTGGTCCACAAGAACCCGGACGCCGTCGCCCAGGGCGTCAATCCCTTCACCCACGGCAGCGCGGTCCACACGGACGTCTGGAAGACCGAGGGGCTGAAGCAGGCGCTGGACAAGTACGGCTTCGACGCGGCCTTCGGCGGCGCCCGCCGCGACGAGGAGAAGTCCCGCGCCAAGGAACGGATCTTCTCGTTCCGGTCGGCCCAGCATCGCTGGGATCCCAAGAACCAGCGGCCCGAGCTCTGGCGGCTCTACAACGCGCGCAAGAACCCCGGCGAGAGCATCCGGGTGTTCCCTCTGTCGAATTGGACCGAGCTCGACATCTGGCAATACATCTATCTCGAGCAGATCCCGATCGTGCCGCTCTACTTCGCCGCCGAGCGACCGGTGGTGGAGCGTGACGGGACGCTCATCATGGTCGACGACGAGCGCTTCCCCCTGCGCGAGGGCGAGAGCCCGCAGATGCGCTCGGTCCGGTTCCGCACCCTCGGCTGCTACCCGCTGACCGGCGCCGTCGAGAGCACGGCGGCCACCCTGCCGCAGATCATCCAGGAGATGCTGCTCACCACCACGTCCGAGCGCCAGGGCCGGGTCATCGACCACGACCAGTCCGCCTCGATGGAGAAGAAGAAGCAGGAGGGCTACTTCTGA
- a CDS encoding response regulator — MPDAVGRGRAPEVSVLLLEDSEIDAELLAAHLEKAGIEFTLLRATNRREFVHALEEERCDIILADYSLPDFDGLSALNIARALQPDIPFIFVSGVVGEEFATNALKRGATDYVLKRNLTRLATAVERALEQAHEREERRRAEEALSRSQMRARLAIEGARLGLWDLDPRNGRLECDARTRDFLGLPADAEITYKRFLRLVHPDDRATLEAEIAGAIAGGDEQDRALVTEFRTGPEAAVERWLALRAQALFTDETCTRFVGVLRDITEERRARQELKGFAEKLEQEVAERTAERDRIWRLSRDLFAVATFDGRLRRVNPAWESVLGYDAGALVDSDFHLLIHKEDLAEVEGVIRTLASGQVAPRFEDRLRHADGSWRWISWTAVPEGDAFYAVGRDITEEKAAAEALAERNEQLAAQMAERERVEKELRQMQRLEAVGQLTSGVAHDFNNLLTVILGNIRFIERTLQREGLDGGVVDRLGHMRNAAERGAKLTGQMLAFSRRQKLEPKPVDLNDTVESMRELLQSTLGGTVRLETVLKTDLWSALVDPTQIELIILNLAINARDAMEVGGSLTVETANVMIKGEPGRPEEPGPGEYVMLAVSDTGHGMSEEVLAKAFEPFFTTKAVGRGSGLGLAQVYGFAKQSGGGVAIRTREGEGTTVSVYLPRAAEAPARLPARREVEAPAAPAGATVLLVDDDSAVREVTASLLREFGYGVIEAGSGNAALDALRGAARIDLLLADYAMPGMNGVETVREAQRLRPGLPSLFITGFADLAALREVGEERIIQKPFRDDELGRKVAAILGGERGANVVSLRR; from the coding sequence ATGCCTGACGCTGTCGGCCGGGGGCGGGCGCCGGAGGTCTCGGTCCTCCTGCTGGAGGACAGCGAGATCGACGCCGAGCTGCTGGCGGCCCATCTCGAGAAGGCGGGGATCGAGTTCACGCTGCTGCGGGCCACCAACCGGCGCGAGTTCGTCCATGCGCTGGAGGAAGAGCGCTGCGACATCATCCTCGCGGACTATTCCCTGCCGGACTTCGACGGCCTGTCGGCGCTGAACATCGCCCGGGCCCTGCAGCCGGACATCCCATTCATCTTCGTCTCGGGCGTGGTGGGGGAGGAGTTCGCCACCAACGCGCTGAAGCGCGGGGCGACGGATTATGTGCTGAAGCGCAACCTCACCCGCCTGGCCACGGCGGTCGAGCGGGCCCTGGAGCAGGCGCACGAGCGGGAGGAGCGCCGGCGGGCCGAGGAGGCGCTCTCGCGCAGCCAGATGCGGGCGCGCCTGGCCATCGAGGGCGCCCGGCTCGGCCTCTGGGACCTCGACCCGCGGAACGGGCGCCTGGAGTGCGACGCGCGCACGCGCGACTTCCTGGGCCTGCCGGCCGACGCCGAGATCACCTACAAGCGCTTCCTGAGGCTGGTGCACCCCGACGACCGCGCCACGCTGGAGGCGGAGATCGCCGGCGCCATCGCGGGCGGCGATGAGCAGGACCGCGCTCTGGTCACCGAGTTCCGCACCGGCCCGGAGGCGGCGGTCGAGCGCTGGCTCGCGCTCCGCGCCCAGGCGCTGTTCACGGACGAGACCTGCACCCGGTTCGTCGGGGTGCTGCGCGACATCACCGAGGAACGGCGGGCTCGCCAGGAGCTGAAGGGCTTCGCCGAGAAGCTCGAGCAGGAGGTGGCCGAACGGACCGCCGAACGGGACCGGATCTGGCGGCTCAGCCGCGACCTCTTCGCCGTCGCCACCTTCGACGGGCGGCTGCGCCGGGTGAACCCCGCCTGGGAGTCCGTGCTCGGCTACGACGCCGGGGCCCTGGTCGACAGCGACTTCCACCTCCTGATCCACAAGGAGGATCTGGCGGAGGTCGAGGGAGTCATCAGGACGCTTGCCAGCGGCCAGGTCGCCCCCCGGTTCGAGGACCGCCTGCGCCACGCGGACGGCTCCTGGCGCTGGATCTCGTGGACGGCCGTGCCGGAAGGCGACGCCTTCTACGCGGTCGGGCGGGACATCACCGAGGAGAAGGCGGCGGCCGAAGCCCTCGCCGAGCGGAACGAGCAGCTCGCCGCCCAGATGGCCGAGCGCGAACGGGTCGAAAAGGAGCTGCGGCAGATGCAGCGCCTGGAGGCCGTGGGCCAGCTCACCTCGGGCGTGGCGCACGACTTCAACAACCTGCTGACCGTCATCCTCGGCAACATCCGCTTCATCGAGAGGACGTTGCAGAGGGAGGGGCTCGACGGCGGGGTGGTCGATCGGCTCGGCCACATGCGGAACGCCGCCGAGCGCGGCGCCAAGCTGACCGGCCAGATGCTGGCCTTCTCGCGCCGCCAGAAGCTGGAGCCCAAGCCCGTCGACCTGAACGACACGGTCGAGAGCATGCGCGAGCTGCTGCAGAGCACGCTCGGCGGCACCGTGCGTCTCGAGACGGTGCTCAAGACCGACCTGTGGTCGGCGCTGGTCGACCCGACGCAGATCGAGCTGATCATCCTGAACCTGGCCATCAACGCGCGCGATGCGATGGAGGTCGGCGGCAGCCTGACCGTCGAGACGGCGAACGTCATGATCAAGGGCGAACCCGGCCGTCCCGAAGAGCCGGGGCCGGGCGAGTACGTCATGCTGGCGGTCAGCGACACCGGCCACGGCATGAGCGAAGAGGTCCTGGCCAAGGCGTTCGAGCCATTTTTCACGACCAAGGCCGTCGGCCGCGGATCCGGCCTGGGCCTGGCCCAGGTCTACGGCTTCGCCAAGCAGTCCGGCGGCGGCGTCGCCATCCGCACGCGGGAGGGCGAGGGCACGACGGTCAGCGTCTACCTGCCGAGGGCCGCGGAGGCGCCGGCGCGGCTGCCCGCCCGGCGCGAGGTCGAGGCGCCGGCCGCGCCGGCGGGCGCGACGGTGCTGCTGGTGGACGACGACAGCGCCGTGCGCGAGGTCACCGCCTCGCTGCTGCGCGAGTTCGGCTACGGCGTGATCGAGGCCGGCAGCGGCAATGCGGCGCTCGACGCCCTGCGTGGCGCCGCCCGGATCGACCTGCTGCTCGCCGACTACGCCATGCCCGGGATGAACGGCGTCGAGACCGTCCGCGAGGCCCAGCGCCTGCGGCCGGGCCTGCCCAGCCTGTTCATCACCGGCTTCGCGGATCTGGCGGCGCTGCGCGAGGTCGGCGAGGAACGGATCATCCAGAAGCCGTTCCGCGACGACGAACTTGGCCGCAAGGTCGCCGCGATCCTGGGCGGCGAGCGCGGCGCCAACGTCGTCTCCCTGCGACGCTGA
- a CDS encoding response regulator: MADLRPILLVEDNPRDLELTLAALAKCQLANDIVVARDGAEALDYLNARNSFADRQPGDPAVVLLDLKLPKVDGLEVLEQVKTNPAQRQIPVVMLTSSREERDLLRSYELGVNAFVVKPVDFNAFFEAIQDLGMFWAILNEPPPRGLAHA; the protein is encoded by the coding sequence TTGGCTGACCTGAGGCCCATCCTGCTGGTCGAGGACAATCCGCGGGACCTCGAGCTCACCTTGGCCGCCCTGGCCAAGTGCCAGCTCGCCAACGATATCGTGGTCGCCCGCGACGGCGCCGAGGCGCTGGACTATCTGAACGCCCGCAATTCGTTCGCCGATCGCCAGCCCGGCGATCCGGCCGTGGTGCTGCTGGACCTGAAGCTGCCGAAGGTGGACGGCCTCGAGGTGCTGGAGCAGGTGAAGACCAACCCGGCCCAGCGGCAGATCCCCGTCGTCATGCTGACGTCCTCCCGCGAGGAGCGGGACCTGCTGCGCAGCTACGAGCTGGGGGTGAACGCCTTCGTGGTGAAGCCCGTGGACTTCAACGCCTTCTTCGAGGCCATCCAGGACCTCGGCATGTTCTGGGCGATCCTCAACGAGCCGCCGCCGCGGGGGCTGGCCCATGCCTGA